A window of Streptomyces profundus genomic DNA:
ACACAGGCCGGCGCCGCCGCCCCTTCGCTGCCCCGAGCCGCAGCACCCGCACCGACCGAGGTGCACATCGCGTAGAACGTGATGAGCCCCGGCACCAGGCCGAAAGGCCAGGGCGCCGGGGCTCAGTGCTGTCCACCGGCCTTCCCGGTGCGCGCCTTCCCCGTAGGGGAATTGACGGCTCGTCAACTCCCTTACAGATCTTCCCTCCTCAGCGCTTCTCGGGTTCGAGAGGCAGGTCGAGGACCACCCGGGTGCCACCGCCCTCGGCGGGGAACATGTCGAACCGGCCGCCCAACTCCCCCTCGACCAGGGTGCGGACGATCTGTAGCCCGAGATTCCCGCCGCCCCGCGGATCGAAGCCCGCCGGCAGGCCCCGCCCGTCGTCCTGCACCGTGACCAGCAGCCGGTGCGCCGAGCGCGTCGCCTCGGCGCGTGTCGCCGCCACGTCGATCGTGCCCCGCTCCCCCGGGCCGAAGGCGTGCTCAAGGGCGTTCTGCAACACCTCGGTGAGCACCATGGAGAGCGGCGTCGCCGTCTCCGCCTCCAGAATCCCGAACCGGCCGGTACGCCGGCCCACCACCCGGCCGTCCGGGGAGAGTTCGGCGACCATCGCGATCACCCGGTCGGCGATCTCGTCGAACTCCACCCGCTCGTCGAGGTTCTGCGAGAGGGTCTCGTGCACGATGGCGATCGAACCGACCCGGCGAACGGCCTCCTCCAGCGCCGCCCTAGCGTTGGAGTCACCGGCGGCGCCGATCCGTCGCGCCTGTAGGCGGAGCAGCGCGGCCACGGTTTGTAGATTGTTCTTCACGCGATGGTGGATCTCGCGGATTGTCGCGTCCTTGGTAATCAACTCGCGCTCTCTGCGCCGCAATTCCGTCACATCGCGGAGCAGTATCAACGAACCGATGCGTTCGCCCTTGGGTTTGAGGGGAATGGCGCGCAGTTGGATCACGCAGTCGGCGCCCTCGATCTCCGCCTCCCGAGGCGCCCAGCCGCTGGCCAGCTTGACCAGGGACTCGTCGACAGGGCCACGGGTCGGGGCCAGTTCGGCCGTGGTGGGGCCCAGCGGAAGGCCGACCAGATCGGTGGCCAGGCCCAGCCGGTGGTAGGCGGAGAGCGCGTTGGGGCTGGCGTACTGCACCACGCCGTCGGCGTCCAGGCGGATGAAACCGTCCCCCACCCGGGGCGCCCGGTCCATCCCCACCTGCTGGCCGGGGAACGGGAAGGCGCCGCCGGCGATCATCTGCGCCAGGTCGGAGGCGCTCTGCAGATAGGTGAGCTCCAACCGGCTCGGCGTGCGCACGGTCAGCAGGTTGGTGTTGCGCGCGATCACGCCGAGCACCTGGCCCTCCCGGCGCACCGGGATGGACTCCACCCGCACCGGGACCTCCTCACGCCACTCGGGATCGCCCTCGCGCACGATCCGCCCCTCGTCCAGGGCGACGTCGAGCAACGGCCGGCGGCCCCGGGGCACCAGATGGCCGACCATGTCGTCCTGGTAGGAGGTGGGCCCGGTGTTGGGCCGCATCTGCGCCACGGAGACGAAGCGGGTGCCGTCCTCGGTGGGGAGCCACAGGACCAGGTCGGCGAAGGAGAGGTCGGAGAGCAGCTGCCATTCGGAGACCAGGAGATGGAGCCATTCCAGGTCCCCGGTTCCCAGGGCGGTGTGCTGACGTACGAGGTCGTTCATGGAGGGCACACTCGGAGCTTACCGGCGAGCGTCTTGCGACGGTCCGGATGCTCCTTGTGATCAAGTTGTGACGGGGAACGACGAAACCACGCAGGAAGTCCGTTCAGAGCATGGACACATGAGACGGGCCCGGTCCAGAATGGAAGGGACCAGCACAGTCTTCTGCTCTCCCCGCACAGGAGAGCAGAGCGGGGCCCGGCGCTTTCTGCCCTGACGGCGCCCCGGGCCCGAAATCGCTCCGGGCTGCGGTGCCAAGAGGGTTGAGGGTCCCTCTTCGGTGCCGCGGCCCGTGGGTGTTTCTTGGGGCTTCTCCCTCGGCCCCCCTTTAGCCCTCGCCCCCCTTGCTCCCTCGGCCCTCTTCGGCCCTTGGGTGGGCAGGCCGCCCAGCTCAGGGGATCTCGATCACCGGGCCGTCGAACTCCTCGGGCCAGGCGCGCAGCGCGGCCTCGGCCACCACCGCCAGCTCGGCCGCCGTGGCGCCGTCCCTGGCCTGCTGGTTCATCCCCTGGATCACCGCGCCGGTGAACCGGGCCAGGCCCTCGGCGTCGACCGTCGCCGGCAGCACGCCGGCGGCGATGTCCATCCGGACCCGATCGCGCACGGCCCCGAAGTTGCCCAGCCGGCGGACCCGCAGCTCCTCGGCGACCTCCCGGGCCGACTCCGCGTAGTTGGTGACCGCCGAGGCCACGAGACAGCCGGCGGGCCGCCCCGGCCTGGTGTACTCGACGGCGGCCTCGCGCAGCACCCGGGCCACGCCGCTGCGGGCGGTGGGCTCCTCCGCCAGCGCCCGGCCGATGAAGGAGCCGTAGCGCTCGACATAGAAGGCCACCACCTCCTCGAAGAGGCTGCGCTTGTCACCGAAGGCGGCATAGAGGCTGGGCGCCCCGATGCCCATCGCCGCCGTGAGATCGGCGATCGACGTGGCCTCGTAGCCGTGCTCCCAGAAGGCGTGGGTGGCCTGCTCCAGGGCCGTCTCGCGGTCAAAGGAACGGGGGCGTCCACGCGAACGAGTGACCATGACCCTCATTCTATAGCGCTCGCTTCAGAAAGGCTGCTACGGTTCTTCTGTAGCGATCACTAGATAATTCTCTGGGGAAGGCCGTACGACACATGAGCACGCTGAAGAACAAGACGGCCCTGGTCACGGGCGGCAGCCGGGGCATCGGGCGGGCGGTCGCCGAGCGGTTGGCGGCGGACGGCGCGCGCGTCGTTGTCCACTACGGGGAGCGGGCGGACGCCGCCAAGGAGACGGTCGCGGCCATCGAGCAGGCGGGCGGCAGCGCCTTCGCCCTGCGCGCCAGGCTGGGCGAGCCGGGGGATGCCGAGGCGCTCTGGGCGGCCTTCGACGAGCAGGCCGACGGCCTGGACATCCTGGTGAACAACGCGGGCGTCGGCACCGCGGTCGACTTCGTCGGCACCTCGCCCGAGGAGTTCGACCGGCTTCAGGCGATCAACGTCAGAGCGCCGTTCTTCATCACCCAGCTGGGGCTCAGCCGGTTGCGTGACGGGGGCCGGATCATCAATCTCTCCTCCGGCCTCTCCCAGCGGCCGGGGGCGATGCCGGCCATCCTCGCCTACTCGATGACGAAGGCCGCGGTGGACGCGTTCACTTCGGCCCTCGCCAAGGAGCTGGGGCCGCGCGGGATCACGGTCAACGCGGTGGCCCCCGGCATCGTGGACACGGAGATGAACACCGGGCTCGGGCTGTCGGATCCGGAGCGCAGGGCCGCCATCGCCTCGATGTCCCCGCTGGGCCAGGTCGGGGAGCCCGCACACATAGCGGACATCGCCGGCTTCCTGGCCTCCGCCGACTCCCGCTGGGTCACGGGGCAGTGGCTGGACGCCACCGGCGGCGCGCTGCTCTGAGCTGGGCGCTCAGCGGGTCTCGGTGACCTTGGCCAGTGCCCGAGGAGCGTCGGGGTCCTGGCCCCGGGCGCGGGTCACCTCATAGGCCAGCAGTTGCAGGGGGATGATCTCCAGGATCGGCTGGAGTTCCTCGGCCAGTTGGTCGGTGGGCAGCGCGAAGCCGGCCGATGCCCCGGCGACGGCGCTCTCCGGCCCCACCACCATCAGATCGGCGCCCCGGTCCTGGAGCCGGTCCAGCACGGGGCGCAGGGCCTCACCACCCCGCCCTCCCGTCACGATGGCGATCACCGGGGAGACGTTGTCCACCATCGCCAGCGGGCCATGGAGGAGGTCGGCTCCCGAGTAGGCGAGCGCGGGGATATAGCTGGTCTCCATCAGCTTGAGGGCGGCTTCCCTCGCCGTCGGATAGCCATAGCCGCGCGAGGTGAGGACCATGCGCTCGGCGAAGCGGTACCGCCCGGCGAGCTGACGCACCTCGCCCTGGCGGGCCAGCACCCGCTCGGCCAGCTCGGGCAGGGCCCTGGCGGCGGCGACGCCGTCCTCGCCCCGCAGGCTGGCGACAAAGAGATAAAGCGCCAGCAGCTCGGCGGTGTAGGTCTTGGTGGCGGGCAGCGCCTTCTCGGGCCCCGCCATCACATCGATGGCGAACTCGCAGGCCCTGGCCAGTGGGGAGTCCGGGTTGTTGGTCACCGCCAGGGTGAGGGCGCCGCCCTCGCGGGCGGCGGTGGTGGAGGCCACCAGGTCGGGTGAGCCGCCGGACTGGCTCACGGCGATCACCAGGCAGTCCGTCAGGTCCGGCTTGGCCCCGTAGGCGGTCGTCGTGGACATGGAGGTGAGACCACAGGGCAGACCCAGCTGGATCTCCAGCAGGTACTTGGCGTAGAGCGCCGCGTTGTCGGAGGTGCCGCGGCCGGTCAGCAGGACGAAGCGCGGGCGGCGGGCCGCGATGCGCTCGGCCACCTCCGCGATGCGGGGCGCGCCCTCCTCCAGCAGGCGGCGCAGCACGGAGGGCTGCTCGGTCATCTCGGCGAACATCAGCCGGCCTGGCTGTGTGGCGGACATCAGGAATCTCCCAGCCGGAAGCGGAACGGACGGTCGTGCGGGAAGGCGTGACGGGGCGCCCCCGCCTGGCTCGGGCCGGGCGGCTCAGCCGGGGTGGTGGCCGGCGATGATCTCCGCCGCGGCCTGGCCGCAGACCCGGGCCGCGCCATAGGTGGCGATATGGGTGGCGCCCACCGGCGCGGCGTGTGGAACGCCCATCTCCACCACGATGGTGTCCGGCCGGGCGGCGAGCAGGGCGGTCAGCGTCGCGGCCATCCAGGGGTGGCGATGGCTGTCCCGGACCACGGCCACCAGGGGTCGCTCCCCCGCCGTGGCCAACACCTCGGCGGCCAGCTCGGCCGGGCCCAGGCGTTCGGCGTCGGAGCGGGAGTGGTCGCCGGTCGTCGTGCCGGGAAGCAGCCGGGTCAGTTCGGTGCCGGGCCCCCAGGGGGTCTGGTCGCCCACGGCGATGTTGGCGCCGGGGGTGAACGCGGCGACATGCGGGGGCCGGGCCACCGGCTGGAAGGCGTCGGCGTCCGCCGATCGTGTCAGGCGCACCGCGCGCCGAGCGGCGAGCAGCCCGATCTCCGCGCCGACGGGCCCCGCGTTCGGTCGGCGGGCGATCCGCTGCCGCTCGGCGGTGGTCCAACGCCCCAGGGCGCGCACCCGTTCGGCCGCCTCGTGCAGCCGCTCCTCCGGGAGTTCACCCGTCCGCACGGCGGTGACCAGCGCGTCGCGCAGCCGGAGCACCTCGGCCTCGTCGGACGGGGTGCCGCCGATGCAGAGCGCGTCGGCGCCGGCCGCGATGGCCAGGACACAGCCCTGGTCGAGGCCATAGGTCCCGGCGACCGCCCGCATCTCGATGGCGTCGGTGTAGATCAGGCCGTCGAAGCCGAGCCCGCCCTCGGCGACGGGGGTGCGCAGCAGTCCGGTGAGGACGGCGGGGCTCAGCGTTCCCGGCCGCTCAGGGTCCAGCGCGGGCACCAGGATGTGCGCGCTCATCACGCAGCGGGTGCCGGCGGCTATCGCGGCCTGGAAGGGAGCCAGCTCCCTGCTGCGCAGGGTGTCCAGGTCGATGTCGATCCGCGGCATCGCGTGGTGCGAGTCCACGTTGGTGTTGCCGTGCCCGGGGAAGTGCTTGACGCAGGCGGCGACACCGGCGGACTGGAGCCCCTCGACATAGGCCACGGTGTGCCGGGAGACCAGCCCTGGCTCCTCGCCGAAGGAGCGCACCCCGATCACCGGGTTCTCCGGGTCGGAGTTGATGTCGGCGGATGGCGCCCAGTTGACGTTGACGCCGCCGGCGGCGAGGCGGCGGCCGATCTCGGCCGCGACCGCCCGGGTGAGCTCCGGATCGTCCACGCTGCCCAGCGCGTGGTTGCCCGGCACCGAGGAGCCCCCGTGCACATCGAGCCGGGTGACGTCGCCGCCCTCCTCGTCGATGGCGACCAGCACATCGGGTCTGGCCTCGCGCAGCTGCTCCGTCAGCTCGGCCAGCTGCTCCGTCGAGACGACGTTCCTGCCGAACAGCCCCACGCCGGTCATGCCGTTGTCCAGCTGCGCCAGCAGCCAGTCCGGCGCCCGGTTGGTGCCGACGAAGGTGGGTTGCAGAACGGCCAGCGCGTCCCTGGTGAGGGTGTCCGAGTCCGGAACCACGGTGGTCATGCGCGTTATCCCTTCACGGCCCCGGCGGAGAGGCCGCCGGTGACCCGTCGCTGGAGAAGGAGGAAGACGATCAGCACGGGGATGGTGAACATCGAGGAGGCGGCCATGGTGGCGCCCCAGTCGTTGCCGAAGTTGGTCTGGAACTGCGTCAGCCAGAGCGGCAGGGTGGCGGCGTCCGGCGACTTGTTGAGCACCAGCACCATCGCGTACTCGTTCCAGGCGGCGATGAAGCCGAACAGCGAGGTGGCCATCAGGCCGGGGGCGAGCAGCGGGAAGATCACCCGGATGAACGCCTGCACCCGGTTGCAGCCGTCGATCATCGCGGACTCCTCCAGCTCCTTGGGCACGGCGGCGATGAAGCCGCGCAGCGTCCAGATGGTGAAGGGGAGCGCCATCACGAAGTAGATCAGCGTCAGCGTCACCAGGCTGTTGAGCATCTCGGCGTCGCGGGCGTTGAGGTAGACGACGATGATCAGGATCTCCCAGGGCGCCATCTGGGCCATCATCACCGCGATGACCACGCCCCGACGTCCCTTGAACTCCATCCGGGCGATGGCGAAGCTGGCGGCGAGCGCCACGACCAGCGCCAGCAGCACCGCCGCGATGGTGACCACGAGGCTGTTGGTCACGAAGGTCCAGAACAGATCGACCCCGGTGGCCGTCGAGTAGTGGTCGAAGGTGGGGGTGAAGAAGAAGACCGGGTCCTTGGTGAGCACCTGGGAGTTGCTCTTGAAGGAGGTGCTGAACATCCAGTAGACCGGGAAGATGAACAGCACGGACAGCACCAGAGCCGTGCCGTTGAGCCAGAGCTTCCTCATGAGTTCTCCTTCTCCTGCTTGAGGATCAGCCGGAAGTAGAAGGACATGGCGATCAGCAGGATGAGCAGCGTCAGCACGGAGATCGCCGCGGCCACGCCGTACTGGTTCTGCCCCATGCCCTCGACGTACGCCATGACCGGAAGGGTCTCGGACTCCCGGTCGGGCCCGCCGCCGTTCATGGCGTAGACCTGCACGAACGCTTTGAAGACCCAGATGATCTCCAGGAATGTGGTGATCATGAAGAAGGGTCGCATGATCGGCAGCAGGATCGACCAGAAGATCCGCCAGGAGGAGGCGCCGTCCATCCGGGCCGCTTCCCTGATCTCCCCGCTGACCGTGGTCAGGCCGGCGTAGAGGTTGATCGCGACGAAGGGCACGGAGGTCCAGACGATCAGCAGGGTGACGATGGCCAGCGTCGAGAGGCCGCTGCTGAACCAGTTGTGCTGGTCGTAGCCGGAGAAGCCCAGGGTGCGCATCATCCAGTTGGCGACGCCGAACTGGGTGTCGAAGAGCCAGCGGAAGACGGTGGTGGTGGCGACCACCGGCATGGCCCAGGCGGCGACCAGCGAGATCGCGAGCACCAGCCGCATCTTCTTGCCGAGCGCGTTGAGCAGCAGCCCGAGCAGCGTGCCGATGATCATGATCAGCACGACGTTGGCCGCCATGAAGAGGAAGGTGCGGACCACCGAGTCCCAGAAACGCTCGTTCTGCAGGACGGTCCGGTAGTTCTCGACGCCGATCCACTCGGTGGTCCTG
This region includes:
- a CDS encoding sensor histidine kinase, translating into MPSMNDLVRQHTALGTGDLEWLHLLVSEWQLLSDLSFADLVLWLPTEDGTRFVSVAQMRPNTGPTSYQDDMVGHLVPRGRRPLLDVALDEGRIVREGDPEWREEVPVRVESIPVRREGQVLGVIARNTNLLTVRTPSRLELTYLQSASDLAQMIAGGAFPFPGQQVGMDRAPRVGDGFIRLDADGVVQYASPNALSAYHRLGLATDLVGLPLGPTTAELAPTRGPVDESLVKLASGWAPREAEIEGADCVIQLRAIPLKPKGERIGSLILLRDVTELRRRERELITKDATIREIHHRVKNNLQTVAALLRLQARRIGAAGDSNARAALEEAVRRVGSIAIVHETLSQNLDERVEFDEIADRVIAMVAELSPDGRVVGRRTGRFGILEAETATPLSMVLTEVLQNALEHAFGPGERGTIDVAATRAEATRSAHRLLVTVQDDGRGLPAGFDPRGGGNLGLQIVRTLVEGELGGRFDMFPAEGGGTRVVLDLPLEPEKR
- a CDS encoding TetR/AcrR family transcriptional regulator; this translates as MVTRSRGRPRSFDRETALEQATHAFWEHGYEATSIADLTAAMGIGAPSLYAAFGDKRSLFEEVVAFYVERYGSFIGRALAEEPTARSGVARVLREAAVEYTRPGRPAGCLVASAVTNYAESAREVAEELRVRRLGNFGAVRDRVRMDIAAGVLPATVDAEGLARFTGAVIQGMNQQARDGATAAELAVVAEAALRAWPEEFDGPVIEIP
- a CDS encoding SDR family oxidoreductase, producing MSTLKNKTALVTGGSRGIGRAVAERLAADGARVVVHYGERADAAKETVAAIEQAGGSAFALRARLGEPGDAEALWAAFDEQADGLDILVNNAGVGTAVDFVGTSPEEFDRLQAINVRAPFFITQLGLSRLRDGGRIINLSSGLSQRPGAMPAILAYSMTKAAVDAFTSALAKELGPRGITVNAVAPGIVDTEMNTGLGLSDPERRAAIASMSPLGQVGEPAHIADIAGFLASADSRWVTGQWLDATGGALL
- a CDS encoding SIS domain-containing protein, with protein sequence MSATQPGRLMFAEMTEQPSVLRRLLEEGAPRIAEVAERIAARRPRFVLLTGRGTSDNAALYAKYLLEIQLGLPCGLTSMSTTTAYGAKPDLTDCLVIAVSQSGGSPDLVASTTAAREGGALTLAVTNNPDSPLARACEFAIDVMAGPEKALPATKTYTAELLALYLFVASLRGEDGVAAARALPELAERVLARQGEVRQLAGRYRFAERMVLTSRGYGYPTAREAALKLMETSYIPALAYSGADLLHGPLAMVDNVSPVIAIVTGGRGGEALRPVLDRLQDRGADLMVVGPESAVAGASAGFALPTDQLAEELQPILEIIPLQLLAYEVTRARGQDPDAPRALAKVTETR
- a CDS encoding glycoside hydrolase family 3 protein, which translates into the protein MTTVVPDSDTLTRDALAVLQPTFVGTNRAPDWLLAQLDNGMTGVGLFGRNVVSTEQLAELTEQLREARPDVLVAIDEEGGDVTRLDVHGGSSVPGNHALGSVDDPELTRAVAAEIGRRLAAGGVNVNWAPSADINSDPENPVIGVRSFGEEPGLVSRHTVAYVEGLQSAGVAACVKHFPGHGNTNVDSHHAMPRIDIDLDTLRSRELAPFQAAIAAGTRCVMSAHILVPALDPERPGTLSPAVLTGLLRTPVAEGGLGFDGLIYTDAIEMRAVAGTYGLDQGCVLAIAAGADALCIGGTPSDEAEVLRLRDALVTAVRTGELPEERLHEAAERVRALGRWTTAERQRIARRPNAGPVGAEIGLLAARRAVRLTRSADADAFQPVARPPHVAAFTPGANIAVGDQTPWGPGTELTRLLPGTTTGDHSRSDAERLGPAELAAEVLATAGERPLVAVVRDSHRHPWMAATLTALLAARPDTIVVEMGVPHAAPVGATHIATYGAARVCGQAAAEIIAGHHPG
- a CDS encoding carbohydrate ABC transporter permease; this translates as MRKLWLNGTALVLSVLFIFPVYWMFSTSFKSNSQVLTKDPVFFFTPTFDHYSTATGVDLFWTFVTNSLVVTIAAVLLALVVALAASFAIARMEFKGRRGVVIAVMMAQMAPWEILIIVVYLNARDAEMLNSLVTLTLIYFVMALPFTIWTLRGFIAAVPKELEESAMIDGCNRVQAFIRVIFPLLAPGLMATSLFGFIAAWNEYAMVLVLNKSPDAATLPLWLTQFQTNFGNDWGATMAASSMFTIPVLIVFLLLQRRVTGGLSAGAVKG
- a CDS encoding carbohydrate ABC transporter permease, with the protein product MTVHIEEAPAPPPPVRGTPGHGEDRRPPRRWLPSNWVPYLLIAPAIIAILSVLGYALFRNLLISFQEFGRKQLISRTTEWIGVENYRTVLQNERFWDSVVRTFLFMAANVVLIMIIGTLLGLLLNALGKKMRLVLAISLVAAWAMPVVATTTVFRWLFDTQFGVANWMMRTLGFSGYDQHNWFSSGLSTLAIVTLLIVWTSVPFVAINLYAGLTTVSGEIREAARMDGASSWRIFWSILLPIMRPFFMITTFLEIIWVFKAFVQVYAMNGGGPDRESETLPVMAYVEGMGQNQYGVAAAISVLTLLILLIAMSFYFRLILKQEKENS